The Ignavibacteria bacterium genome contains the following window.
TCCTTCGCCGCGTTTTTCAATGAATTTTGCAATTGGACTATCTGAAGAAGTGGCTTCCAATAATTCAATTTTTGTTTCACCAACTTTTAAAAATGCAGTTCTGACTTTTTGATCTTCCACTTCTTCGATTTTATAACAATTCGTCTCCAAAAGTTTTTCAAATAATGGAATTGCCTGCTCAAGATTTCTTACAGCAATTCCTATGTGTTCAATTTTTTTTACCATATGAAACCACCAGATTTTACATTCAAAATAATATTAAAGGAAAGAAAAAGTAAGAACTATTTAAAGAATTTTATTCAAATCAGTTTTGAGCTCATAAAAAAATCTTGCATTATATTTGAATTACTGTGATCTTTCTGGATTATTTAATTTAAATACAACTGCCAATCTTGAGATTTAAAACAAAAAACGCCAGTCTTAAAAAATTAAAACTGGCGTTTCGCATTTAAGAACTCAACTAATTATGCAACAGTTACATCTTTGCAGAGATAAACATCTTGAATTGCGTTCAGCAATTTCACACCTTCATTCATCGGTTTCTGGAATGCTTTTCTGCCAGAAATCAATCCCATTCCACCAGCTCGCTTGTTAATGACAGCAGTTCTTACGGCTTCAGCAAAATCATTCTCTCCAGAAGGACCACCAGAATTTATTAATCCAATTCGGCCCATATAGTTATTTACAACTTGATATCTTGTTAAATCAATTGGATGATCACTTGTTAACTGCTCATAAACTTTCTTGTGTGTCTTCCCGAATTTTAGAGCGTTATATCCGCCGTTTGTTTCTGGAAGTTTTTGTTTGATAATATCTGCTTCGATTGTTGCACCTAAATGATTTGCCTGTCCGGTTAAATCGGCTGCAACATGATAATCTTTGTCACCAACTTTGAAAGCAGAATTTCTCAAATAACACCAGAGAATTGTAACCATTCCAAGTTCGTGAGCATACTGGAATGCTTGTGAAATTTCCTGAATTTGTCTCTTTGATTCAGCAGAACCAAAATAAATTGTCGCACCAATTGCAACAGCACCGAGATCAAAAGCTTGTTTAACTGATGCGAATAAAATTTGGTCGTAAGTATTTGGATAACTCAAAAATTCGTTGTGATTTATTTTAAGTATGAAAGGAATTTTATGAGCATATTTTCTTGCAACTGATCCTAATACGCCAAGAGTTGATGCAACAGCATTGCACCCGCCTTCAATAGCGAGCTTTACAATGTTTTCAGGATCAAAGTAAATTGGATTTGGGGCAAATGATGCGCCAGCAGAGTGTTCAATTCCCTGATCTACTGGAAGAATTGAGAGGTAACCAGTTCCTGCAAGTCTGCCAGTATTAAATAAAAGCTGAAGATTTCTTAGAACCTGAGGATTTCTATCGGAAGGAACAAAAATTCTGTCAACAAAATCAGGTCCAGGAAGATGAAGCATATCTTTTGGAACGGTTTTGCATTCATGCTTTAGAAGATAATCTGCTTCATTGCCTAAAAGTTTTACAATTTCATCTATTGTCATTGTTATATCTCCAATTTTAGTTGTGGTTTAAACAAATATAAAAAAATCGTTCAGGACTTTTATTTTTCATTTGACAAATAAGGAGTAGAAGAAACTGATGACAAAGTCTAAGCTGACTGAAAACATTAAAAAATTTAAGTATAACTTGAAACTTTTTTGAGTAAATGGTTTACAAAGAAGATAAAAAATGAAGATTTTATGCATTAATCGCTCTTATTTTTTTTTCGTTTTAATCTTAGTAAATTGTTTTGCTTTAATCAATTAAATAAAGAGAATGGTTTACGATAGTGCAATCAACTGAGGATCAAAAACTTCAAGAAAAGCTTAAAAATCGGGGAAATTTGCCAAGACATATCGCCATTATCATGGATGGTAATGGCAGATGGGCTAAAAAAAGAGGATTACCTCGAGTCGCAGGCCATTCTGAAGGTGTTAAATCTGTCCGTGATGTAGTCGAAGCCTGTGCTGAACTTGGAATTGAATATTTAACACTCTACGCTTTTTCCACTGAAAACTGGAGAAGGCCCAAAGAAGAAGTTTCAACATTAATGAAATTATTACTAAAAACTTTAAAGACAGAAACCGATGAACTTCATAAGAATAATATTCGATTAAGAATGATCGGAGATTTTGAAAGTTTACCTGAAGCTGTCCAGAAGCAATTGAAAGAGGCTATCAAAAAGACAGAGAAAAATACAAGATTAAATTTAATTTTAGCTTTGAGTTACTCAGGAAGATGGGATATACTTCAAGCCACAAAAAAAATTGCTGACGATATATCACATAAAAAAATTAAAAAATCTGAAATCGATGAAAATACTTTCAAAAAATATCTTTCAACCGCAGAATTCCCCGAACCAGATTTGTTAATCAGAACAAGCGGAGAGATGAGAGTAAGCAATTTTCTATTATGGGAAATTGCGTACACCGAACTATATGTAACAGAAACTCTCTGGCCAGATTTTAGGAGAAAAGAACTTTATAAAGCGATTGAAGATTATCAGAAAAGAGAAAGAAAATTCGGTTTAGTCAGTGAACAGATAAAAGGATATGGAAAAAATGCTCTTCTACTCAGGCAAACAAAATAAAATTCATCTTTTGATTCTTTTCGTTCTAATTTGTCTATTATTCAATCAGACATTCGCTCAACAAGTTTTGCCTACCTACAAAATTCTTGGAATTTCGGTCGAGGGGAATGTAACTGCCGATCCGACTGTTATCATAGCATCGAGCGGACTTAAAATTGGTGATGTAATTCAAGTCCCTGGTGATGCAACAATAAATGCAATAAAAAGAATCCTTGCTCTGAATATTTTCTCCGATGTTCAACTCATTAAAGAAAGACAAATTGGTGATGGAATTTATATCCTCATCAAAGTACAGGAATTTCCAAGGCTTGAAGATTTCGTTTTTGTTGGCAATGATGAGATAAGTGAGAAAGATCTAAAGAAAGAAGTCACATTAATAAAAGGACAAACATTAAAACCACAGGATATCAGTAAACTTAAAAGAAATATTCTTCGTCTTTACGAAGAAAAGGGAATGTTGAATGCTGAAATTTCTGCATCACTTCTTGAATTTTCGAAAGTTGATACAACTAAGAAGAAACTTTTGATTCACTGGATAAACAAGTATGATCCCGAAGATACATACACAACAGAAATTAGTCTGAGCGATAAACCTGATGCAGAAACTATCAAAAGAATTCAAAATCGAGTTTTATTAAAAATTAAAATCGACGAAGGGAATGTTGTTCTTGTAAAGAAAATTAATTTCTACGGCAATAAGAATTTCTCTAAAAGTAAATTGTTAAGCCAATTTGATGAGATTGTTGAAAAAAGATGGTGGCGTTTCTGGAAAAAAGAAAAGTTCGATAAAAAGAATTTCGAAAAAGACAAAGAAGCTTTAGTCAAATTTTATAAAAAGAACGGCTATAAAGATATAACGATATTAAAAGATTCTATTTATACAGACGAAAGCAAAAAAAATCTTTACATTGATATTTATCTTTATGAAGGCCCCCAGTACAAAGTCAGAAATATACAATGGATTGGAAATACCGTTTTTTCAACCGATGTATTGAACAAAAGACTTGGATTCGAAAAAGGTGATATTTTCGATTATGAAAAATTTGAAAGAAATCTGAGACAGAATGAACAACAAACCGATGTTTCTTCGCTTTATTTTGATAATGGCTATCTTGGATTTTCTCTTAAAACTGAAGAAGTAAAAGTTGCAGAAGATTCACTCGATATCATTATCAAAATCGCAGAAAGAAATCAGTTTAAAATTGGTCAGGTAGAAATTAAAGGTAACGATAAAACGATGGATAAAGTGATTCGTCGTGAATTGTTTACTAGACCTGGTGATTATTTCAATCGTGCTTTGCTTTTGAGAAGTTTGCAGCAACTCGCAAATCTCCAGTATTTTAATCCAGAAAAACTTTATCAAGAAGGACTTGATTATTTCCCTTCGAACGATTCAACAGTCGATATAACTTATAAAGTTGAAGAAAAATCCAGTGATTACTTAAATGCTTCGGTAGGTTACAGCGGGAGCTGGGGTTTTAGCGGTGCGGTCGGAATCACATTAACAAACTTTTCGCTTGCTCATCCTTTTACGCTCGGCGGCGGTCAAGTTCTAAACTTTAACTGGCAATTTGGGATTGGAAATTACTACAGAACCTTTCAGCTCGGTTTCACTGAGCCTTGGTTTATGGATACACCTACTTCAATTGGATTCGATGTTTTCGATACAAGACAAATTTATATTTATGAGCTCAGACAATACGGTGGGAGCGTTAGAGTTGGAAGAAGACTTTCCTGGCCCGATGATTATTTTATGGTTAATGGAAGTTTTAGATATTATATGAACGATGTTAAAGGCGGCGGTGGTTATTACCGCGAAGGAATGTATAAACAATATTCATTGACTTTTGGAATTGGAAGAAAAGATATTGATAACCCAATCTTCCCAAGCACAGGAAGTAATCTCGGAATTGATTTTGATTTATCCGGTGGTCCATTTCTTCCTGGCGATGTAGATTATTTGAAAGCTGATATTAACCTAGAAGTTTATAGGAGATTATTTGGTACAAATAAAGTTACTCTCTTTTTAGGAAATTATTACGGCTTTATCTACGAACTTGTGCCAAATACTCCAATTCAACCTTTTGAATATTATTATATGGGTGGGAGCGGTTTAATTATTGCAACTGAACCTTTGCGAGGTTACGATGACCGTTCAATTGGACCCAAAAATGTTAATGGAAATGTAATTGGCGGTAAAATATTTTCGAGAAATACTTTTGAATTAAGATTTGCTGTAACTCTTCAACCTATGCCTCTCTATGTTCTTGCTTTTGCAGAGGCTGGAAATGTCTGGAGAGATATGAAAGATGTTAATATATTTGATTTAAAGAGGAGTGTCGGATTCGGTGCGCGTGTGTTAATAAATCCAATTGGAATGATAGGCTTTGATTTCGGTTATGGATTTGATAGAAAATCAGTAAGTGGTTACGATCCGCAATGGATCTTCCACTTCCAATTTGGTAGAGGAATGTAAAACAAAAACAAATTAAGAGGTTAAAAGTGAAAGCGTTAAAATTAATTTTACCTTTGATTTTGCTTGTATCAAATTTATTATTTGCACAACAACCAGCAGTTAAAATTGGTGTTGTAGATTCAGAAATAATTTTGAGTCAGCTCCCTGAATACAAAAAAGCCCAAGATCAATTAAATGAAATCGTTAAAAAATGGCAGGCCGAACTTGATAGTCTCTCAATCGAATATCAAGAACGCATTGATAATTATCGTAAACAAGAAGCTCTGATGAGTGATGAAGTTAAGCTGAAAGAACAACAAGAGATAATGAAACTCGAACAGGAAATTTATAATTTCCGTCAAAGAAGATTTGGACAACAGGGTGACTTTGCTCAGAAGCAAGAAGAATTACTTACACCAATAAAACAAAACATCATCAAAGCAATTGAGAAAGTTGCTAAAGAAGAAAAAGTTACAATTGTTTTCGATAAAGCTGGTGATGTTGTGGTTTTGTATTCAGATCCGTCTTATGATTTAACATTTAAAGTTTTAGATCAATTAAGACGCGGGAAAGTCAAATAATAAGAGGCTTTTATGAAAAAGCTAATCATTCTCTCCGCATTATTTTTTGCTCTTCCAATTTTTGCTCAGGTAAAAATTGGTTATATAAATTCTGAAGCAATTATGAAAGAACTTCCCGAAGCTCAGGATGCTCAACGAAAACTTGATAATCTGGTTCAAGAATGGCAAGCAGAACTCAGAAAACTTGAATCGGAATGGAAACAAAAATATGATGCTTACGATCGTGATAAATTAATTATGAGTGATCAAACAAGAGCCGAAAAAGAAAAAGAACTTGTTGATCTTGAAAATAGAATTATGCAATACCGCGAGCAAAAATTTGGACAAAATGGCGAGCTCTTCCAGAAGCAGGAAGAATTTATGAAACCAATTCAAAACAAAATTTTCAATGCTCTTGAAAAAATAGCTAAAGAAGAAGGATATGATTTTGTTTTCGATAAGAGCGGTGAAATCCTTCTCCTTTATGCAAATGAAAAATATGATTTAACCAACAAGGTCTTACAAGCATTAAAATAATTCTATGAATATCACAGTAGAAGAGATTGCCGAGCTTGTTAATGGTGAAGTTGTCGGTAATAAAAATAAAGTGATTAAAAATGTTGCAAAGATCGAAGAAGCAGGTGAAGACGATCTTACATTTTTATATCAAGATAAATACGAAAAATTTTTAAATCCTGCTTCTTCTTTTGCAATACTTGTAAAAAAAGACTTCACCAAAAATTTCCCCGCATTAACTTTAATTAAAGTTGCTGACCCTTATCTTTCTTTCATCAAAGTAATTGAGAAGTATTTTCTACCAGAAGTAGAATTACCTCCGTTATTTGATAAAAAACCCGAAGAGGTTAGCTTTACTTTTGGAAAAAATTTTAGATGCGGAGAGAATGTTTCTATTGGAAAGAATTGTAGAATTGGTGATAATGTAACTATTTATTCAAATGTGTCTATTTTGAATGATGTTGAAATTGGTAATGATACAATCATCTATCCAAATGTAACAATTCGTGAAAGATGCAAAGTTGGCAACAGAAATATTATTCATGCAGGGGTTGTAATTGGCAGTGATGGTTTTGGTTATTACAAAAAACCTGATAAGACATACAAGAAAATTCCACAGATTGGAATTGTAGTTCTTGAAGATGATGTAGAAGTCGGAGCAAATACTTGCATTGATCGAGCAACAATAGGCGAGACAAGAATCAAAAAAGGAACAAAGATCGATAACCTTGTTCAAATTGCTCACAATGTAGTTATTGGTGAAAATTGTGCCGTCTCTGGTCAGACTGGATTTGCCGGAAGCACAAAAGTTGGTAACAATGTAATCATTGCTGGTCAGGTAGGTTTTGCTGATCATATTGAAGTTGAAGATGATGTAGTTGTAATGGCTCAATCGGGAGTATCTCACAGCTTAAAAAAAGGGAAAGTTTATTTTGGATATCCAGCTATGGAAGTTAGAGAAGCATTTAAATTAAATGCTTTGATTAGAAATCTTCCAGAGCTGAGCGAAAAATTATTTAAATTGAACAAACGTATCGATGAACTTGAACAAAGACTAAAAGAGAGTAAATAGGAGAAATTTTATGGTTGAACAACAGCGTACCATTGCAAAACCAGTTACAGTTTCAGGGATTGGTATTCATACTGGTACAGAATGTACAATGACATTTAAACCTGCACCAGAAAATTATGGAATTAGATTTATTCGCGTAGATCTTGGTGGTAATCCAGAAATTCCTGCAATCGTTGAAAATGTTGTTGATGTTTCAAGAGGAACCACAATCGCTGTTGGGGAAGCGAAGGTTCATACCGTTGAACATGTTCTTGCTGCAGTTTATGGATTGAAAATTGACAACTTAAAAATTGAACTTGATGGAATTGAACCGCCAATTGGTGATGGAAGTGCAAAACTTTATGTTGACGCACTTCTTGAAGCTGGTATTGTGGAACAGGAAGCGCCTAAAGATTATTTAGTAATTGATCAAACAGTTATGTATCACGACGAAGAAAGAGGAATTGATATAGTTGCACTTCCTCTTGATGACTTTAGAATTACAATAATGATTGATTACAACAATCCTGCTCTCGGAAGTCAGCATTCAAGTTTATTTAGCCTTGAAAAAGAATTTATTACAGAGTATTCCACTGCAAGAACATTTTGCTTTTTAAGCGAAGTTGAACAACTCGTTAATCAAAATTTAATAAAAGGCGGAGATATTGATAACGCTGTTGTAATTGTTGACAGAAAACTTGATGAAAAAGAATTAAACAATTTAGCTCAAAAGTTAAATATCAAACATCCTTTGTTCATTGGTGAAAATGGAATTCTAAATAACGAGACTCTCCGATTCAAAAATGAACCTGCGCGTCACAAAGTTTTAGATTTGATTGGTGATCTTGCATTAATTGGTGTCCCGCTTAAAGCACAAATTTTAGCAGCTCGCCCTGGTCATAGAGCAAATGTTGAATTTGCTCGAATGATTAGAAAACTTTATCAGCAGAAAAAACTTGAGAAGAAATATCAATTTATTAAAAAGGAAGGCGTTGTATTTGATGCAAATGCAATTCTCAGAATCCTTCCCCATCGTTATCCTTTTGTGCTTGTCGATAAGATCGTTGATTTGAAAATGGGAGAAAGAGTCGTTGGTATTAAAAATGTAACTATCAACGAACCATATTTTCAGGGACATTTCCCGGGACAAATGGTTATGCCCGGCGTCTTGATTATTGAAGCTCTTGCCCAAACAAGTGGAATTTTGCTCCTTAATTCTATCCCTGATTTTGAAAATAGTTTAGTTTACTTTATGGCTATTAACAATGCAAAATTTAGAAAACCAGTTGTTCCAGGTGATCAGTTAGTTTTAGAAGTTGAACTTGTAAATTCAAGAAGCAAAACATTCACAATGAAGGGAAGAGCCATCGTTGATGGAAATCTTGCCGCCGAAGCTGAATTTATGGCTGCAGTTGTTCCAAAAGAAGAAAGTCAAAAATCACAGAAATAAGACTTATGCCTGAAATTCATCCTACCTCAATTGTATCAAGCGAAGCACAGATCGCAGATGATGTTGTAATTGGTCCCTTCTGTATTGTTGAAGGAGATGTAAAAATTGACAGCGGAACAAAATTATTAAGTCATGTTGTCGTTTATAATGGTGCAAGAATCGGAAAGAACAATAAAATTTTTCCGGGCGCTGTAATTGCTGCTGTCCCCCAAGATTTAAAATTTAATAATGAATATACAGAAGTCTTTATCGGTGATAATAATACAATTAGAGAAGCCGTTACGATAAGTCGGGCAACTTCGGCAACAAAAAAAACAATTGTTGGAAATAATTGCCTTTTGATGGCTTATGTTCACATTGCTCATGATTGTGTGGTTGGTAATAATTGTATTCTTGCTAATTCGGTTGAGCTTGCTGGTCATGTGCATGTTGAAGATTATGTTATCATTGGCGGTCTGACGGGTGTTCATCAATTTACAAGTATCGGGCAGCATGCGATGATTGGTGCTTGTTCAAAAATTGTGAAAGACATTCCTCCTTACACTTTATTCAGCGGCAATCCGATACATTACGAAGGATTAAACATCATTGGATTGAAGCGGCGTGGATTTTCAGTTGATGCAATCACCTCACTCAAGGAAGCTTATAATATTCTTTACAGTCCATTCTTTAATACTACTCAAGCTGTTGAAAAAATCAGGAATGAAATTAAACAGACAAGCGAAGTAAAAAATCTTTTGGACTTTATTGAAAAAAGTCGTCGCGGAATTAGTAAATGAAAGAATGGTACTATATAGATACGGGGAAAAACACCGGCACCTTTAATATGGATTTTGATTTAAAGCTTGTTGAAAAAGTTAGGGAAGAAAGAATTCCATTTTTACGTTTCTATCAATGGCAGCCTTTTTCTATTTCTTTGGGCTACCATCAAAAAATCGAATCGATTAATTCAAAATTATGCGAAAAAGATTCCATTGATATTGTTAGAAGACCAACCGGCGGCAGAGCAATTTTGCATTCCGATGAATTAACCTACTCCGTTACAATACCCCTTGATTTGTTTTCTCCGCACGAAGTTTATTATAAAATTAATTATGCATTGCTTGAGGGATTACATCTCTATGATGAAAAATTGAAGTCGGTTGAACTCGAAAAATCACAGATTGATTTCAAGAATTTTTACAAATCATCTCGTTCTATTCCTTGCTTTTCAAGTTCAGCAAGAAATGAAATTAAATTTCAAAACAAAAAGCTTGTAGGTTCAGCACAAAGAGTTATTAATGATATAACTCTTCAGCATGGTTCAATTTTAATTGGAGATTATCACAAAAGAATAGTTGATTACCTTAACTTAAATGATGAAGAAAGAAAAATTTTAAGAAGCGATCTTGATGAAAAAACAATTTCATTAAAAGAAATTCTCAACTCTGAAATTGATCTGGAAAAATTAAAATATTGCTTAAAAAAAGGTTTTGAAAAAGTTTTTGAAGTAAATTTTATCGAGAGTGAGGTGATGGTATGAGCTCGACATCAGAAATTAAGAAAGTTACCACGAGAAGAATTCAGGAGATGAAAGATAACGGCGAAAAAATAACTGCACTTACAGCATATGATTTTTTAATTGCTCGCCTCTGTGATCGTGCTGGGATTGATATTATTCTTGTGGGCGATTCGCTTGGAAATGTTTTTCAAGGACATTTGACAACATTGCCAGTCACTCTCGACGATATGATTTATCATACAAAAGCTGTCCAACGTGGTGTCAAAAGAGCAATGATTGTTGTTGATATGCCCTTTATGTCTTACCAGACAAACATCGAAGAAGCATTTAGAAATGCTGGAAGAATTATGAAAGAAACTGATGCAGGTGCAGTGAAAATTGAAGGTGGTGAAATTTTTGCGGAAACAGTTGCAAAGCTTACTGCAAATGGAATTCCAGTAATGGGGCACATTGGATTAACACCACAATCGATTCATCGTTTCGGTGGTTATCAGCCAAGAGGAAGAGAAAAAGAAGAAGCTCAGCAATTAATTCGTGATGCTAAAGCGCTTGAAGAGGCAGGTGCTTTTGCTATTGTAATTGAAAAAGTACCAGCAAAACTTGCAAAGAGAATTACTCAATCCGTTAAAATTCCAACAATCGGAATCGGCGCAGGAAAATTTGTTGATGGACAGATACTCGTTGTGTATGATATGCTTGGTTTGACAGAAGAATTTAATCCTCGATTTGTTAGAAAGTATGCTCATCTCTCTGAAACTATCTTCGATGCATTTAAACATTATATCGAAGATGTTCGAAGCGGCAATTTCCCAAACGAGAAAGAAAGTTATTAATAATCACTTCTCCGAGTTTTAATCATTAATCATTTCATAAAAATATTTTTAAACACATCAAACAAAATCTTATCTCTCGCATTAAGAATTTTTTTGAGTATGAAAAAGAATTAATAAAAACTTGAATAATGTTTTCTTCTTATTTCAAAAAATCATTCACATCATTTTCAACAAGAAAAATTTTTTTATCAACTCACACATCACTCATCAAAAAAAATTTTTAAAATCATTCAAAAACTATTGACAAAAAATTTATAAATCATATATTAGCAAGTGAATTAAGTGAATATGTTGAACAAATTGAGAGAGTGATTTATTAGTACTTATACTTCTTCTGGAAAAAAATTAAATGTTGTTCTCACCTATAACATTAAGCAGGAAGGTTTTGACACTCCATCGGCTAAGTATCCTTTTCTCAAAAAATTCAATTACAATTCTGAGATCAATCAAGATACTTTTGCAGAATGGGACACTGAAGAAACAATTAATGCCGTCAGAGATGCACTCGCATTATATCACAATGTAACTTTAGTTGAAGCTGATAATGATGCATTCGAAACATTCCGTGAGTTAAATCCCGATATCGTGTTCAATATTGCAGAAGGTTTTAATGGAATTAGTCGTGAAGCCCAGATTCCTGCCATGCTTGAATTCTTAAATATTCCATACACTGGTTCAGATCCTGTCACACTTGGAATTTGTTTAGATAAATCTCGAACAAAAGAAATACTTTCGTTTTATAAGATTCCAACCCCTCAATTTGTTTTGATCGATAAAGATGATGATTATAGTTCAATTGATTTTCCTTTGCCTGCTATCGTAAAACCGGTTGCAGAAGGTTCGAGCAAAGGAATATATAATTCATCGGTTGTGAGAACAAAAGAAGAATTATTAAGAGAAATTCAAAAAATACATCAGATTTATAATCAATCTGCACTGGTCGAAAAATTTCTGGAAGGAAGAGAATTTACCGTTGCAATTCTTGGAAATGGAAAAGATGCAAAAGTTTTGCCAATTATTGAGATGAAATTTGAAGAATTGCCGGAAGGAGTTTTGCCAATTTATTCTTATGAAGCGAAATGGATTTTCGATACAAGAGAAGATCCTCTTGATATTTATGAATGTCCAGCCAATATAGATGAAAGATTAAGAACTCAGATTGAAAAAATTGCGCTTGCAACATATCGAGTTTTGCGATGCCGAGATTGGTCAAGAATTGATATCAGACTTGATGAAAATGATGTTCCAAATGTACTTGAGATAAATCCTTTACCGGGAATTTTGCCCGATCCAAAAGATAATTCCTGTTATCCAAAAGCTGCAAGAGCAGCTGGAATGACTTACGAGGAAATGATAAATGCAGTTTTGAATGAAGCAAGAAAAAGATATGGAATATGAAAGAAGATATTAAAATACTTTTAGTATATAACCAACCAGTTGGTGGAATATTCGAAAGTTATGATGGCAGGAGGATAAAATCTGAATCTTCTAACTCAATAGATTTATCTGAAGTTGGTGTTTTAGAAGAGTATGAAGAAATTAAAGAAGCATTAACTGAAAGAGGATATAAAACAGAATCTTTTAATCTTCTTGATAACATTAGTGAATTATGTTCAAAAGTTGGAGCGGGGAATTATGATGTTGTCTTCAATTTAGTTGAGAGTGTTGGCGGTGAATCAATTAAAGAGATGTATGTTGCTGGAATTTATGAACTTTATAATATCCCTTACACTGGATGCAGCGCTGTTACTCTTGGTCTTTGTTTGAATAAACATCGTGCAAAATTGCTAATGAAGGGAGCTGGATTTAATGTCCCGGACTGGAAACTTTATGCGAATCCATCAAAAATAATTTTTGATTCAAAACCTGAATTTCCAATGATTGTGAAACCATCACAGGAAGATGCAAGTGTTGGAATAAGTGAGCAATCGGTTGTATATAATGAAAATGAATTAAAAGAGCAGCTTGAATTTATTTATAATACTTTAAAGCAGCCAGTTTTGGTTGAAGAATATATTGAAGGAAGAGAAATTAATTCAGCTATTCTTGGTGATAAAGAAAAAGTCGCTCTTCCACTTTCTGAAATTAGCTTTGATACTTTGCCAGATGATCTACCAAAGATTGTAACTTATGACGGCAAGTGGATTAAAGATAGTCTTTACTGTCAAAATACAATCCCTGTGTGCCCTGCACCGCTTGATGATGAACTTGCAGAACATATAAAGAGAATTGCTCTAGATGTTTCAAATCTTTTCGGTTGCCGAGATTACTGCCGGGTTGATTTTCGAATTGATAAAAATAATAAACCTTACATTCTTGAAGTAAATCCAAATCCAGATATCTCAAAAGATGCTGGTTTTGCCAGAGCAGCGAAAGCGTACGGATTAGATTATGATGAACTTTTAATTCGCATAATTGAATTTGCTTTAGAAAGAAGAAAATGAAAATTCGAGAAATGAAAAAAGAAGACAGAGAAAAATTAAAAGATATTTTATTTAGAACAGAAAATTTTTCACTCGAAGAGAAAGAAGTAGGATTAGAATTAATTGATATTGCCTTGAATAATCCAGAACAAAAAGATTATTTCTTCAAAGTTGCCGAAGAAAATGGAAAAGTTTTAGGATATTACTGCATAGGTCATCGTGCATTAACTGATGGAGTTTATGATTTGTATTGGATTGTTGTTGATCCTGGAACACGCGGTTCAGGAGTTGGATCACAATTGATAAAA
Protein-coding sequences here:
- a CDS encoding OmpH family outer membrane protein yields the protein MKKLIILSALFFALPIFAQVKIGYINSEAIMKELPEAQDAQRKLDNLVQEWQAELRKLESEWKQKYDAYDRDKLIMSDQTRAEKEKELVDLENRIMQYREQKFGQNGELFQKQEEFMKPIQNKIFNALEKIAKEEGYDFVFDKSGEILLLYANEKYDLTNKVLQALK
- a CDS encoding class I fructose-bisphosphate aldolase, which encodes MTIDEIVKLLGNEADYLLKHECKTVPKDMLHLPGPDFVDRIFVPSDRNPQVLRNLQLLFNTGRLAGTGYLSILPVDQGIEHSAGASFAPNPIYFDPENIVKLAIEGGCNAVASTLGVLGSVARKYAHKIPFILKINHNEFLSYPNTYDQILFASVKQAFDLGAVAIGATIYFGSAESKRQIQEISQAFQYAHELGMVTILWCYLRNSAFKVGDKDYHVAADLTGQANHLGATIEADIIKQKLPETNGGYNALKFGKTHKKVYEQLTSDHPIDLTRYQVVNNYMGRIGLINSGGPSGENDFAEAVRTAVINKRAGGMGLISGRKAFQKPMNEGVKLLNAIQDVYLCKDVTVA
- a CDS encoding OmpH family outer membrane protein; this translates as MLPLILLVSNLLFAQQPAVKIGVVDSEIILSQLPEYKKAQDQLNEIVKKWQAELDSLSIEYQERIDNYRKQEALMSDEVKLKEQQEIMKLEQEIYNFRQRRFGQQGDFAQKQEELLTPIKQNIIKAIEKVAKEEKVTIVFDKAGDVVVLYSDPSYDLTFKVLDQLRRGKVK
- a CDS encoding isoprenyl transferase, whose translation is MVQSTEDQKLQEKLKNRGNLPRHIAIIMDGNGRWAKKRGLPRVAGHSEGVKSVRDVVEACAELGIEYLTLYAFSTENWRRPKEEVSTLMKLLLKTLKTETDELHKNNIRLRMIGDFESLPEAVQKQLKEAIKKTEKNTRLNLILALSYSGRWDILQATKKIADDISHKKIKKSEIDENTFKKYLSTAEFPEPDLLIRTSGEMRVSNFLLWEIAYTELYVTETLWPDFRRKELYKAIEDYQKRERKFGLVSEQIKGYGKNALLLRQTK
- the mce gene encoding methylmalonyl-CoA epimerase, producing the protein MVKKIEHIGIAVRNLEQAIPLFEKLLETNCYKIEEVEDQKVRTAFLKVGETKIELLEATSSDSPIAKFIEKRGEGIHHIAFEVDDLQNKLNELKELNFSLIDEKPRIGAEDFLIAFIHPKSVNGVLTEFCQTKKEN
- the bamA gene encoding outer membrane protein assembly factor BamA — translated: MLFYSGKQNKIHLLILFVLICLLFNQTFAQQVLPTYKILGISVEGNVTADPTVIIASSGLKIGDVIQVPGDATINAIKRILALNIFSDVQLIKERQIGDGIYILIKVQEFPRLEDFVFVGNDEISEKDLKKEVTLIKGQTLKPQDISKLKRNILRLYEEKGMLNAEISASLLEFSKVDTTKKKLLIHWINKYDPEDTYTTEISLSDKPDAETIKRIQNRVLLKIKIDEGNVVLVKKINFYGNKNFSKSKLLSQFDEIVEKRWWRFWKKEKFDKKNFEKDKEALVKFYKKNGYKDITILKDSIYTDESKKNLYIDIYLYEGPQYKVRNIQWIGNTVFSTDVLNKRLGFEKGDIFDYEKFERNLRQNEQQTDVSSLYFDNGYLGFSLKTEEVKVAEDSLDIIIKIAERNQFKIGQVEIKGNDKTMDKVIRRELFTRPGDYFNRALLLRSLQQLANLQYFNPEKLYQEGLDYFPSNDSTVDITYKVEEKSSDYLNASVGYSGSWGFSGAVGITLTNFSLAHPFTLGGGQVLNFNWQFGIGNYYRTFQLGFTEPWFMDTPTSIGFDVFDTRQIYIYELRQYGGSVRVGRRLSWPDDYFMVNGSFRYYMNDVKGGGGYYREGMYKQYSLTFGIGRKDIDNPIFPSTGSNLGIDFDLSGGPFLPGDVDYLKADINLEVYRRLFGTNKVTLFLGNYYGFIYELVPNTPIQPFEYYYMGGSGLIIATEPLRGYDDRSIGPKNVNGNVIGGKIFSRNTFELRFAVTLQPMPLYVLAFAEAGNVWRDMKDVNIFDLKRSVGFGARVLINPIGMIGFDFGYGFDRKSVSGYDPQWIFHFQFGRGM